A region from the Paraburkholderia youngii genome encodes:
- a CDS encoding 3-keto-5-aminohexanoate cleavage protein — MQFLDDSLHPENQDKVVITTAPYGPEWMPADFPEDIPVTMDQQIQKAVDCYNAGATVLHLHVRELDGKGSKRLSKFNELIAGVRTAVPDMIIQVGGSISFAPEDDGQAAKWLSDDTRHMLAELDPKPDQVTVAINTTQMNIMELLYPEYLAGTSLSNPAFMAAYSEMTVPAGPAWVEEHLRRLQASGIQPHFQLTGIHALETLERLVRKGVYKGPLNLTWIGIGGGFDGPNPFNFFNFVHRAPDGSTVTAESLLKNVLPFNMMAMSMGLHPRCGIEDTIIDQHGKRFTSVQQIEQCVRVARELGREIATGKEAREIYRIGVQYETVEETLSANGMAPNRQAGVRNLPLRAA; from the coding sequence ATGCAATTTCTCGACGATTCGCTGCACCCCGAGAATCAGGACAAGGTAGTCATCACCACTGCGCCGTACGGCCCGGAATGGATGCCCGCGGACTTCCCGGAAGACATCCCCGTGACGATGGACCAGCAGATCCAGAAGGCCGTCGATTGCTACAACGCCGGCGCCACGGTACTGCACCTGCACGTGCGCGAACTGGACGGCAAGGGCTCGAAGCGGCTGTCGAAGTTCAATGAACTGATCGCGGGTGTGCGTACCGCTGTGCCCGACATGATCATTCAGGTCGGCGGCTCGATCTCGTTCGCACCGGAAGACGACGGACAGGCCGCGAAGTGGCTGTCCGACGATACGCGCCATATGCTGGCCGAGCTCGATCCGAAGCCCGATCAGGTGACGGTCGCGATCAATACCACGCAGATGAACATCATGGAGTTGCTCTATCCCGAGTATCTGGCGGGAACCTCGCTTTCCAACCCCGCGTTCATGGCCGCCTACAGCGAAATGACGGTTCCGGCCGGTCCCGCATGGGTCGAGGAGCATCTGCGCCGCCTGCAGGCTTCGGGCATCCAGCCGCACTTTCAGCTCACCGGCATTCACGCGCTCGAAACGCTCGAGCGCCTCGTGCGCAAGGGCGTCTACAAGGGCCCGCTGAACCTGACGTGGATCGGCATCGGTGGCGGCTTCGACGGCCCCAACCCGTTCAACTTCTTCAACTTCGTGCATCGCGCGCCGGATGGCTCCACGGTCACCGCCGAGTCGCTGCTGAAGAACGTGCTGCCGTTCAACATGATGGCGATGTCGATGGGCCTGCATCCGCGCTGCGGCATCGAGGACACGATCATCGATCAGCACGGTAAGCGCTTCACGTCGGTGCAGCAGATCGAGCAGTGCGTGCGCGTCGCGCGCGAACTGGGCCGCGAAATCGCCACTGGTAAAGAAGCGCGCGAGATCTATCGTATTGGTGTGCAGTACGAGACGGTCGAAGAAACGCTCAGCGCCAACGGGATGGCGCCGAACCGCCAGGCCGGCGTCAGGAACCTGCCGCTTCGCGCGGCGTGA
- a CDS encoding MFS transporter, with product MLVQHAAPTTGEVSAAQTDVRAYAWVVFALTVGLLLSDYMSRQVLNAVFPPLKAAWNLSDAQLGSLSSVVALMVGVLTFPLSVLADRWGRVKSIVLMAAMWSLATVGCAISANYGQLLLARAFVGIGEAAYGSVGIAVVLSIFPVRLRSTLTGTFMAGGAFGSVLGMALGGAVAAHLGWRSAFGAMAAMGIVLVVIYRLVVTEKRLAPLQPASVTKQTQTRGMRMSLRELMKGLFSTKSVVCAYVGSGLHLMVPAAVWAWMPSFLNRYYGMATGKAAMCAAVFVLVTGVGMVVCGNLADRLSKNVRERKWSAAIAFCLACFVLLAIGFHMPAGRWQLVVIGAGMFFCAGASGPSGAMVANLTPPTIHASAFATLTLANNLLGLAPAAVLTGIIADRIGLLGALQLVPFAPLVAAAAFMIGKRNYSGDLDRLNTLREQAAR from the coding sequence ATGCTCGTTCAGCATGCAGCGCCCACGACGGGCGAAGTTTCGGCAGCTCAGACGGATGTGCGCGCTTATGCGTGGGTGGTGTTTGCGTTGACGGTCGGATTGCTGCTTTCCGACTATATGTCGCGGCAGGTGTTGAATGCCGTGTTTCCGCCGCTCAAAGCGGCATGGAATTTGTCCGATGCGCAGCTGGGTTCGCTCAGCAGCGTGGTCGCGCTGATGGTCGGTGTGCTCACGTTCCCGCTCTCGGTGCTGGCCGACCGCTGGGGCCGCGTGAAGAGCATCGTGCTGATGGCGGCGATGTGGAGTCTCGCGACGGTGGGCTGCGCGATCTCGGCCAACTATGGGCAGTTGCTGCTGGCGCGTGCCTTCGTCGGGATCGGCGAAGCGGCTTATGGCAGTGTCGGTATCGCAGTTGTCCTGAGCATCTTCCCGGTGCGGCTGCGCTCCACGCTGACCGGCACCTTCATGGCGGGCGGCGCGTTCGGCTCGGTGCTGGGCATGGCGCTGGGCGGCGCGGTGGCGGCTCACCTGGGCTGGCGTTCGGCATTCGGCGCGATGGCCGCGATGGGGATCGTGCTGGTCGTGATCTACCGCCTCGTCGTCACCGAAAAGCGTCTTGCGCCGCTGCAGCCGGCGAGCGTGACGAAGCAGACGCAAACGCGCGGCATGCGCATGAGCCTGCGCGAGCTGATGAAGGGCTTGTTTTCGACGAAGTCCGTGGTGTGCGCCTATGTGGGCAGCGGTCTGCATCTGATGGTTCCCGCCGCTGTGTGGGCGTGGATGCCGAGCTTCCTGAATCGCTACTACGGCATGGCCACCGGCAAGGCTGCGATGTGCGCGGCGGTATTCGTGCTGGTGACCGGGGTGGGCATGGTGGTGTGCGGAAATCTCGCCGACCGGCTCAGCAAGAACGTGCGCGAACGTAAGTGGAGCGCCGCGATCGCCTTCTGCCTTGCCTGTTTCGTCCTGCTCGCGATCGGCTTCCACATGCCGGCGGGGCGGTGGCAGCTGGTCGTGATCGGCGCCGGCATGTTCTTCTGCGCCGGTGCGAGCGGCCCGTCGGGTGCGATGGTGGCGAACCTGACGCCGCCGACCATTCACGCCTCGGCGTTTGCGACGCTGACGCTCGCGAACAACCTGCTGGGCCTCGCGCCGGCGGCTGTTCTGACGGGAATCATCGCCGACCGGATCGGTCTGCTGGGCGCGTTGCAACTGGTGCCGTTCGCACCGCTCGTCGCAGCCGCCGCATTCATGATCGGCAAACGGAACTACTCCGGCGATCTCGATCGGCTCAACACGCTGCGCGAGCAAGCCGCACGCTGA
- a CDS encoding quinone oxidoreductase family protein, giving the protein MAKAVRFHETGGPEVLRYEDVEVGNPGPGQVRLRHQAVGLNFADTYFRSGLYPVPLPAGMGVEAAGVVEAVGPDVTNVAVGDRVTYTGFINTLGAYSTERLIPAAPLIRLPDAIDCETAAGMTMRGLTAAYLMRRIHAFKVGDTILLHAAAGGVGLIVSQWAKLLGLTVIGTVSSEAKGEVARAHGCDHIINYSREDVAKRVRELTDGVGVNVVFDSVGKDTFAASLDSLKRRGLLVCVGTASGPIPPFNPQLLAMKGSLYLTRPALADYIADPAEKDELARDIFGLIASGRIKIELNQRYALEDAAQAHRDLESRKTTGSSVFVI; this is encoded by the coding sequence ATGGCAAAGGCAGTGCGCTTTCATGAAACCGGTGGTCCCGAGGTCCTGCGCTACGAGGACGTCGAAGTGGGCAACCCGGGTCCCGGTCAGGTTCGCCTGCGCCATCAGGCCGTGGGACTCAATTTCGCCGATACGTACTTTCGCAGCGGCCTGTATCCGGTGCCGCTGCCCGCGGGAATGGGCGTGGAGGCCGCGGGCGTGGTCGAGGCCGTGGGCCCCGACGTCACGAACGTCGCGGTGGGTGATCGTGTGACCTACACGGGCTTCATCAACACGCTCGGCGCGTACAGCACCGAACGCCTGATTCCGGCCGCGCCGCTGATCCGGCTGCCCGATGCGATCGACTGCGAAACGGCTGCCGGCATGACCATGCGCGGCCTGACCGCCGCGTACCTGATGCGCCGCATTCACGCCTTCAAGGTGGGCGACACTATCCTTCTGCATGCCGCCGCCGGCGGTGTCGGCCTGATCGTTTCGCAGTGGGCGAAGCTGCTGGGTCTCACCGTGATCGGCACGGTGTCGAGCGAGGCCAAGGGCGAGGTGGCCCGTGCGCACGGCTGCGATCACATCATCAACTACAGCCGCGAAGATGTCGCGAAGCGTGTACGCGAACTGACCGATGGCGTCGGCGTGAATGTCGTGTTCGACAGCGTCGGCAAGGACACCTTCGCGGCTTCGCTCGACTCGCTGAAACGTCGCGGTCTGCTGGTTTGCGTCGGCACGGCCTCCGGCCCGATCCCGCCGTTCAATCCGCAGTTGCTGGCAATGAAAGGCTCGCTGTATCTGACCCGCCCGGCTCTGGCTGACTACATCGCCGATCCAGCCGAGAAGGACGAGCTGGCCCGGGACATCTTCGGGCTCATCGCCTCGGGCCGCATCAAGATCGAGTTGAATCAGCGCTATGCGCTCGAGGACGCGGCGCAAGCGCATCGTGATCTGGAATCGCGCAAGACGACGGGTTCGTCGGTCTTCGTTATCTAA
- a CDS encoding TauD/TfdA dioxygenase family protein — protein sequence MRVEQLTYSIGAELTGVNLAHAIYDDGLFAQIRSALLKHRVLFLRDQDITRAEHVAFARRFGELEDHPVAGSDPQNPGLVRIYKTPDQPNDRYENAWHADATWREKPQFGAVLRCVECPPVGGDTMWANMVLAYENLPAYVKAQIADLRARHSIEASFGAAMPIEKRLALKAQFPDAEHPVVRTHPETEEKVLFVSAFTSHFTNFHTPERVRFGQDANPGAGDLLRYLISQAYIPEYQVRWRWQKNSIAIWDNRSTQHYAVMDYPPCHRKMERAGIIGDKPY from the coding sequence ATGCGAGTCGAACAACTGACGTACTCGATCGGCGCCGAGCTGACCGGGGTGAATCTTGCCCACGCCATCTACGACGATGGCCTGTTTGCCCAGATCCGCTCCGCGCTGCTGAAGCACCGGGTGCTGTTCCTGCGCGACCAGGACATCACGCGCGCCGAACACGTGGCGTTCGCGCGCCGCTTCGGCGAACTGGAAGACCATCCGGTCGCGGGCAGCGATCCGCAAAATCCGGGCCTCGTGCGTATCTACAAGACCCCGGACCAGCCCAACGACCGTTACGAAAACGCTTGGCATGCCGATGCCACGTGGCGCGAAAAGCCGCAGTTCGGTGCGGTGCTGCGCTGTGTCGAGTGTCCGCCCGTCGGCGGCGACACGATGTGGGCGAACATGGTCCTCGCCTACGAAAATCTGCCGGCGTACGTGAAGGCGCAGATCGCGGACCTGCGCGCGCGCCACAGCATCGAGGCGAGCTTCGGTGCCGCGATGCCGATCGAAAAGCGCCTGGCGCTGAAGGCGCAGTTTCCGGACGCGGAGCATCCGGTCGTGCGCACGCATCCGGAAACGGAAGAGAAGGTGCTGTTCGTGAGCGCTTTCACGAGCCATTTCACGAACTTTCATACGCCGGAGCGGGTGCGCTTCGGTCAGGACGCGAATCCTGGCGCGGGCGATCTGCTGCGCTATCTGATCAGCCAGGCGTACATCCCCGAGTACCAGGTGCGCTGGCGCTGGCAGAAGAACAGCATCGCGATCTGGGACAACCGCAGCACGCAGCACTATGCGGTGATGGACTACCCGCCGTGTCATCGCAAGATGGAACGCGCCGGCATCATCGGCGACAAGCCGTACTGA
- a CDS encoding RBBP9/YdeN family alpha/beta hydrolase produces the protein MNYELKPTILMVPGLRDHVAEHWQTLLQQRLPKALSVPPLEHDKLSCAARVAALDAALARIDGPVILVAHSAGVMITVHWAAQHKREIHGALLAAPADLETPMPAGYPELDTLEQNGWLPIPRKRLPFPSIVGASRNDPLARFERVQDMAQDWGSRLVDLGEVGHLNPASGFGEWPMAETLIRRLVLM, from the coding sequence ATGAATTACGAATTGAAACCGACCATCCTGATGGTCCCGGGTCTGCGCGACCACGTCGCCGAGCATTGGCAAACCCTGTTGCAGCAACGGCTGCCGAAAGCGCTGTCGGTGCCGCCGCTCGAACACGACAAGCTCAGTTGCGCGGCACGGGTTGCGGCGCTCGATGCCGCGCTCGCGAGAATCGACGGCCCGGTCATTCTGGTCGCGCATAGCGCGGGCGTGATGATCACCGTGCATTGGGCGGCGCAGCACAAGCGCGAGATTCACGGCGCGCTGCTCGCGGCGCCCGCGGACCTCGAGACGCCGATGCCGGCGGGCTATCCGGAGCTGGATACGCTCGAGCAGAACGGCTGGCTGCCGATTCCGCGCAAGCGTCTGCCGTTTCCGAGCATCGTCGGCGCGAGCCGCAACGATCCGCTCGCACGGTTCGAGCGGGTGCAGGACATGGCGCAGGACTGGGGCAGCCGTCTCGTCGATCTCGGCGAAGTCGGGCACCTCAATCCCGCTTCGGGCTTTGGCGAATGGCCGATGGCGGAGACATTGATTCGCCGGCTGGTGCTGATGTGA
- a CDS encoding Rieske (2Fe-2S) protein, with amino-acid sequence MSRRIVVGVAGELAPGQRKLAFIDGRSIVLFNIAGTLHAIDNTCPHNGAALSSGQLEGCMLRCPAHGLRFDVRTGCMAGTGGLSVTTFPVEIMNSKVVVSLDEPNATPSHERDATTSQETERCKA; translated from the coding sequence ATGTCGCGTCGGATCGTGGTGGGGGTCGCCGGCGAACTCGCGCCGGGCCAGCGCAAGCTGGCCTTCATCGATGGCCGCAGCATCGTGCTGTTCAACATCGCAGGCACGCTTCACGCCATCGACAACACCTGTCCGCACAACGGGGCCGCGCTTTCGAGCGGCCAGCTGGAAGGTTGCATGTTGCGCTGTCCGGCGCACGGTCTGCGCTTCGACGTGCGCACGGGCTGCATGGCGGGAACAGGCGGATTGAGTGTGACGACCTTCCCGGTCGAAATAATGAATTCAAAGGTGGTGGTGAGTCTCGACGAGCCGAATGCGACGCCCTCGCATGAGCGAGACGCCACAACCAGTCAGGAGACGGAAAGATGCAAGGCTTGA
- a CDS encoding 3-(methylthio)propionyl-CoA ligase, with product MQGLMMQQSLLVSALLTHAERHHGEQEIVSRRVEGDVHRYSYRHLAQRARRMANALATLGVGQGERVATLAWNGYRHMELYFAVSGSGSVLHTLNPRLHVDQLEYIIEHAQDRVVFFDLTFLPLIESVAPRVKSPKVFVALTDRAHMPKANELDGMLMCYEDLLELHDDVFEWPLLDENSASSLCYTSGTTGNPKGVLYSHRSTVLHTYAAALPDALNCSARDVILPVVPMFHVNAWGLPYIACMVGAKLVFPGPALDGKSLYELIETEHVTLSAGVPTVWQGLLAHVDAMGGTFSSMRRTVIGGAPCPTAMTEAFQKRHRVEVLHAWGMTELSPIGTVCSFKAHQQSLPMDEQYRVQAKQGRALFGIDMRIVGSHGNELPWDGESAGDLQVRGHWVTQQYFGADVESPLCDGWFPTGDIATIDRLGFMQITDRSKDVIKSGGEWISSAAIENVAYLHPEVSTAVCIAARHPKWDERPLLLVVKKPGSELAGDELLSFFNGRVARWWTPDAVVFVDMVPIGATGKVLKNQLRDQYGNYYLP from the coding sequence ATGCAAGGCTTGATGATGCAGCAGTCGCTGCTGGTGTCCGCGCTGCTCACGCACGCGGAGCGCCATCACGGCGAACAGGAAATCGTGTCGCGACGCGTGGAAGGAGACGTCCATCGTTATTCGTATCGGCACCTCGCGCAGCGCGCGCGCCGCATGGCCAACGCACTGGCAACGCTCGGCGTCGGCCAGGGCGAGCGCGTCGCGACGCTCGCGTGGAACGGCTATCGCCACATGGAGCTGTATTTCGCGGTATCGGGCTCCGGGTCCGTGCTGCATACGCTGAACCCGCGACTGCACGTCGACCAGCTCGAATACATCATCGAGCATGCGCAAGATCGTGTGGTGTTCTTCGACCTGACGTTTCTGCCGCTGATCGAGAGCGTCGCGCCCCGGGTGAAGAGCCCGAAGGTATTCGTGGCGTTGACCGATCGCGCGCACATGCCGAAAGCGAACGAGCTGGACGGCATGCTGATGTGCTACGAAGATCTGCTGGAGCTGCACGACGACGTCTTCGAATGGCCGCTGCTCGACGAAAACAGCGCGTCGTCGCTGTGCTACACGTCGGGCACCACCGGCAATCCGAAGGGCGTGCTGTACAGCCATCGCTCTACCGTGCTGCACACCTACGCGGCAGCGCTGCCCGATGCGCTGAACTGTTCCGCGCGCGACGTGATTCTGCCGGTCGTACCGATGTTCCATGTGAACGCGTGGGGACTGCCCTACATCGCCTGCATGGTCGGCGCGAAGCTGGTGTTTCCGGGGCCCGCGCTCGACGGCAAGTCGCTCTATGAACTGATCGAGACGGAACACGTGACGCTGTCGGCCGGCGTGCCGACCGTGTGGCAGGGACTCCTCGCGCATGTCGATGCGATGGGCGGCACCTTCTCGTCGATGCGGCGCACGGTGATCGGCGGCGCGCCGTGTCCAACCGCGATGACCGAGGCGTTCCAGAAGCGCCATCGGGTCGAGGTGCTGCACGCGTGGGGCATGACCGAATTGAGCCCGATCGGCACGGTCTGCAGCTTCAAGGCGCATCAGCAGTCGCTGCCGATGGACGAGCAATACAGGGTGCAGGCGAAGCAGGGACGTGCGCTGTTCGGCATCGACATGCGGATCGTCGGCTCGCACGGCAATGAATTGCCGTGGGACGGCGAGAGCGCTGGCGATCTGCAGGTGCGCGGCCACTGGGTCACGCAACAGTACTTCGGCGCCGACGTCGAGTCGCCGCTGTGCGACGGCTGGTTTCCGACCGGCGACATCGCGACGATCGATCGGCTCGGCTTCATGCAGATCACCGATCGCAGCAAGGACGTGATCAAGTCGGGCGGCGAATGGATCAGTTCGGCGGCCATCGAAAACGTCGCGTATCTGCATCCGGAAGTCTCGACTGCAGTATGTATCGCCGCGCGGCATCCGAAGTGGGACGAACGGCCGCTGCTGCTGGTCGTCAAAAAGCCGGGCAGCGAGCTGGCCGGCGACGAACTGCTGTCCTTCTTCAACGGCCGGGTCGCGCGCTGGTGGACCCCCGATGCCGTGGTGTTCGTCGACATGGTGCCTATCGGCGCAACCGGCAAGGTGCTGAAGAACCAGTTACGCGATCAATACGGGAATTACTACTTGCCCTGA
- a CDS encoding porin, with the protein MKLKSSSAIVLAIFATAAHAQSSVTLYGVIDTGFLYQSTSAALPHAPNTGKIYQLKDGGIYASFWGLKGSEDIGGGYKINFKLQGVFNSTNGKFGLSDTPGTTAIFNQFATIGVSGPFGTFDAGRQIIPMIYAMAETDVRGAQYFGSILTAWLGINQAAGWTGTSTNAPIGALYDSNALVYNSPKFHGASLALEYAPGGVAGHFQGGTRESAVARYSNYGLNLSAVYYNGHDTNPFPITYPAAPAIPATGLANNRFYYFGAMYTIAGFSVSASYGAGKNPAHSNTANFEMISGGLGYQVNPRFKVTSGYYYLKDKNNSANHSSEFAVGAEYNLSQRTKAYAQVGYVANKGTMNQTIIYGAPVAPGVSTTAAMVGIRHNF; encoded by the coding sequence ATGAAGTTGAAGTCAAGCAGCGCTATCGTGTTGGCCATTTTCGCCACCGCAGCTCACGCGCAGTCGTCAGTGACGCTCTATGGCGTGATCGATACGGGTTTCCTGTATCAGAGCACTTCGGCGGCCCTGCCGCACGCGCCGAACACGGGCAAGATTTATCAGCTGAAGGACGGCGGCATCTATGCGAGCTTCTGGGGTTTGAAAGGCAGCGAAGACATCGGCGGCGGCTACAAGATCAATTTCAAGCTGCAGGGCGTATTCAACTCCACGAACGGCAAGTTCGGCCTGTCCGATACGCCGGGCACCACCGCGATCTTCAACCAGTTCGCGACGATCGGCGTGTCCGGACCCTTCGGCACCTTCGACGCCGGCCGGCAGATCATTCCGATGATCTACGCGATGGCGGAAACCGACGTGCGCGGCGCGCAGTATTTCGGCAGTATTCTGACCGCGTGGCTGGGCATCAATCAGGCGGCCGGCTGGACGGGTACGAGCACGAACGCGCCGATCGGCGCGCTGTACGACAGCAACGCGCTCGTCTATAACTCGCCGAAATTCCACGGCGCGTCACTTGCGCTGGAGTACGCACCGGGCGGCGTCGCCGGTCATTTCCAGGGCGGCACGCGCGAGTCGGCCGTGGCCAGGTATTCGAACTACGGTTTGAATCTGTCCGCGGTGTATTACAACGGCCACGATACTAACCCGTTCCCGATCACGTACCCGGCGGCACCCGCCATCCCTGCGACCGGGCTGGCGAACAACCGTTTCTACTATTTCGGTGCGATGTACACGATCGCCGGATTTTCGGTGTCGGCCTCGTATGGCGCCGGCAAGAACCCGGCGCATAGCAACACCGCGAACTTCGAAATGATTTCGGGGGGGCTTGGCTACCAGGTCAATCCGCGTTTCAAGGTCACGTCCGGGTACTACTACCTGAAAGACAAGAACAACTCGGCGAACCATTCGAGCGAATTCGCGGTGGGCGCGGAATACAACCTGTCTCAGCGCACCAAGGCTTACGCGCAGGTGGGTTATGTGGCCAACAAGGGGACCATGAACCAGACCATCATCTATGGCGCCCCGGTTGCGCCCGGCGTGTCCACCACGGCGGCCATGGTCGGCATCCGCCATAACTTCTGA
- a CDS encoding BON domain-containing protein yields MKSIQARALAIAALILAASGSAWSQSGQTSSAASGAPAMSGSAAAPASPRQANRALRRQVYAAIGKHKEISAGNISVIAKGGAVTLSGTVTDASQINQVAEIAKGVPGVTSVTNKLTVQKPFGGQ; encoded by the coding sequence ATGAAAAGCATTCAGGCACGCGCGCTGGCGATTGCCGCATTGATTCTGGCCGCGTCGGGCAGCGCATGGTCGCAGTCGGGTCAGACGTCCAGCGCAGCTTCGGGCGCGCCCGCGATGTCAGGTAGCGCGGCCGCTCCCGCCAGCCCGAGGCAAGCGAATCGCGCGCTGCGTCGGCAGGTGTATGCCGCGATCGGCAAGCACAAGGAGATCAGCGCCGGCAATATCAGCGTCATCGCAAAAGGCGGCGCGGTGACGCTGAGCGGCACGGTCACCGACGCTTCGCAGATCAATCAGGTCGCGGAGATCGCGAAGGGCGTTCCGGGGGTGACTTCGGTGACCAACAAGCTCACCGTGCAAAAGCCGTTCGGCGGGCAGTAA
- a CDS encoding VOC family protein has translation MSAIHEVYPYLRVRNAVQAIEFYAQAFGGIEQFRLTEPGGRIGHAEVKIGPAIVMLSDEYPEHDMLGPSGESRPGVLLHIHCDDVDQLFAQAVKAGATVVLPLTDHFYGERSATVRDPFGHEWQLGAQIEALTPEEMQRRYTALFDS, from the coding sequence ATGAGCGCGATCCATGAGGTCTACCCCTATCTGCGTGTGCGCAATGCCGTGCAGGCGATTGAGTTCTACGCACAGGCATTCGGCGGCATCGAACAGTTTCGCCTGACCGAGCCAGGCGGCCGCATCGGTCATGCCGAAGTGAAGATCGGTCCCGCGATCGTGATGCTGTCCGACGAATATCCCGAGCACGACATGCTCGGCCCGAGCGGCGAGAGCCGGCCGGGTGTGCTGTTACATATCCACTGCGACGACGTCGACCAGCTATTCGCGCAAGCGGTCAAAGCGGGCGCAACCGTGGTCCTCCCGCTAACCGATCATTTTTATGGCGAGCGCTCGGCGACCGTGCGCGATCCGTTCGGACACGAATGGCAGCTCGGCGCCCAGATCGAAGCGCTCACGCCTGAAGAGATGCAGCGCCGTTACACGGCGCTGTTCGACAGCTAG
- a CDS encoding DUF899 domain-containing protein, which yields MTTNKSPEKSGKDGQPAMKTPPVVSRQEWEAAREQLLVKEKALTRARDALAAERRRMPWLAVEKAYAFDGPQGRVSLLDLFEGRRQLVIYRAFFEPGVHGWPEHACIGCSLGADQVSHLAHLHARDTTLVYASRAPQADIARLKARMGWEMIPWYTITDSFDADFGVDEWHGHNAFIRDGERVFRTYFINGRGDEAMGTVWSYLDMTALGRQETWEDSPEGYPQSRPYKWWNWNDTYVPGAAPDPKWVEVSDAGEAAFRKHDE from the coding sequence ATGACGACGAACAAGTCACCTGAGAAGAGTGGGAAAGATGGACAGCCTGCGATGAAGACACCGCCGGTCGTGTCGCGGCAAGAGTGGGAGGCCGCGCGCGAGCAGTTGCTCGTCAAGGAGAAAGCCTTGACACGTGCCCGCGACGCGCTGGCCGCCGAGCGGCGTCGGATGCCATGGCTTGCAGTGGAAAAAGCGTATGCGTTCGACGGGCCGCAAGGCAGAGTGAGCCTGCTCGATCTCTTCGAAGGCCGCCGTCAGCTGGTCATCTATCGCGCCTTTTTCGAGCCCGGCGTGCACGGATGGCCAGAGCACGCGTGCATTGGCTGTTCCCTGGGGGCCGATCAGGTCTCCCACCTTGCGCATTTGCACGCTCGCGACACGACCCTCGTATACGCTTCCCGCGCACCGCAAGCCGATATTGCGCGGCTGAAGGCCCGGATGGGCTGGGAGATGATTCCCTGGTACACGATCACCGACAGCTTCGACGCCGACTTCGGCGTGGACGAATGGCACGGCCACAACGCGTTCATCCGGGACGGCGAGCGAGTGTTCCGAACGTACTTCATTAACGGGCGTGGCGACGAGGCGATGGGCACGGTCTGGAGCTACCTCGACATGACGGCGCTCGGGCGGCAGGAGACGTGGGAGGATTCGCCGGAGGGCTACCCACAGAGCCGGCCGTACAAATGGTGGAACTGGAACGACACTTACGTCCCCGGCGCGGCTCCCGATCCGAAGTGGGTCGAGGTGTCGGATGCCGGCGAGGCCGCATTTCGGAAGCACGACGAGTAG
- a CDS encoding CPBP family intramembrane glutamic endopeptidase: MFALPWIAIFLAAPATWASTFRWLGVGLLVIGYGTALATGQLGPFASVAIALLGVAAYAVSPARQRYVRYAGHLLFVALAIGLSLHWLPGFHNPRVIGPVHFTPDAVPFTMYLNFDKPLIGFWLLLALPWIRPPHALSTWLVAGVAGWLITVAACMAVALSLGIVGWAPKRPTDSVLWLVNNLFLVTLTEEALFRGYLQGGLTRLFARWKRADLLALCVAAALFGLAHRAGGWQWIVLGSVAGIGYGLAYRFGGLSAAVLAHFGLNVVHFFFFTYPMLQPASKL, translated from the coding sequence ATGTTCGCACTACCGTGGATCGCGATTTTCCTCGCCGCGCCGGCGACGTGGGCCAGCACGTTTCGCTGGCTGGGCGTCGGCCTGCTCGTGATCGGATACGGCACGGCGTTGGCGACCGGGCAGCTCGGCCCTTTCGCGAGCGTCGCCATTGCGCTGCTCGGCGTGGCCGCGTACGCGGTGTCGCCGGCTCGCCAGCGCTACGTTCGATACGCTGGTCATCTGCTGTTCGTCGCGCTCGCGATCGGGCTCAGCCTGCATTGGCTACCGGGCTTTCATAACCCACGCGTGATCGGCCCCGTGCATTTCACGCCGGATGCCGTGCCCTTCACGATGTACCTCAATTTCGACAAGCCGCTGATCGGCTTCTGGCTGCTGCTCGCCTTGCCGTGGATTCGGCCGCCGCACGCGCTGAGCACGTGGTTAGTCGCCGGCGTCGCCGGTTGGCTGATCACGGTCGCGGCCTGCATGGCCGTTGCGTTGTCGCTGGGGATCGTCGGATGGGCGCCGAAGCGGCCCACCGACAGCGTGCTGTGGTTGGTGAACAATCTCTTTCTCGTCACGCTTACCGAAGAGGCGTTGTTTCGCGGCTATCTGCAAGGCGGTCTGACGCGACTGTTCGCGCGCTGGAAAAGGGCGGACCTGCTCGCGCTATGCGTGGCGGCCGCGCTGTTCGGCCTCGCACATCGCGCGGGCGGATGGCAGTGGATCGTGCTCGGAAGTGTGGCGGGCATCGGCTATGGGCTGGCGTATCGCTTCGGCGGATTATCTGCGGCGGTGCTCGCACATTTCGGGCTGAACGTGGTCCACTTTTTCTTCTTCACGTATCCGATGCTGCAGCCCGCGAGCAAACTGTGA